A genomic stretch from Mycobacterium paraterrae includes:
- a CDS encoding ATP-binding protein: MTEPPQPPGVDELLDRALRALGEGNRVIANQLAEQVLAVDRHNLDAEDLLAAPADSGEIRRITILFADLVDSTELSTRVEPETYRTVVGRYRDEVQRVVERYGGHIGTTKGDGLLVFFGHPEAHEDDVRRAVQAGLDITHEVTALSARVKRRFGFEIDVRVGVHRGIAYLDTKQDDVYGFAANLAARVCSLADPGTVAVSQAVEGLIRGRFELRAQLPKAVKGVDQPIRYFLVVAERDLTPIGSGPLVGRDDELEYLRRAWEQATLGQLTTPGAVFVGEAGIGKSRLAWSAVEMAERSHGVVLQLVGSPFHTDVGLRPIRRLLERRCGITRTSQPEERLRHLRSELEQRSLDADVAVPLLAPVLGIGAEAGYTAVAAEGLKLYEQITGAVFDYLIACSRDAPTLILVEDMHWFDEDTFDVVESLLGGELSGHVLVVMTNRHNTPLPKTARAQVFELKPLSDEEADQLIVALHPRVRADEQKAIRQRCVGLPLYIEEVVAKLKAQPSDEASSLGVPDTLYEALFARLRSSPGALRVVEAAAVIGSRIECGLLRSILDVADIDVDAVVTELVEGRVLESIDHGRYRFRHDLLREVAEELSPPTQRRRLHSRIADSLVATQGTPDWPMIARHYERAERYTEAASAYGAAAANARQRGALREALAHLTYAIAQAERCADGPERDRVEVSLRLARAFLAQAAEGVASKKVAADFERCLALCGSNLADDDLFSTVMSLYPYYTMRADLDRAERLVMSVRAQLTGQRASFMPINEFGLGQLAWYRGEFGYAKTKLNLAATTLTEACSRDLETMLFMPNDATAGLYAHLAMARFIDGDLAGVAVELERAERRCAEIPFPKGAFSLAYARQLEVLVRAEAGQLQRAAEVAADLRTLGEQHGFDSWALVGVAQLGTVAALSALADNADAAALRPHVEALTAFVGACRAMSAISLVTFYDAVLARLLVASGDLTDARQRLDTGLELAEQTRMHFYDAELMRLRAQTADDEDQRRDDLESARDLARRQDAPIFELRCAADLFQLDEARFRDAVTAALSRFPDNSSWPEVAAAQAMIG; encoded by the coding sequence GTGACCGAACCGCCCCAGCCACCCGGCGTCGACGAACTTCTCGATCGTGCGCTTCGCGCGCTCGGCGAAGGAAACCGCGTGATCGCCAACCAACTTGCCGAACAGGTGCTAGCCGTCGACCGGCACAATCTGGACGCCGAAGACCTGCTGGCGGCGCCAGCCGATTCGGGTGAAATCCGGCGCATCACAATTCTTTTCGCCGACTTGGTTGACTCTACCGAGTTGTCGACCCGAGTTGAGCCGGAGACGTATCGCACGGTCGTTGGACGCTACCGCGACGAGGTGCAGCGCGTTGTCGAGCGATATGGCGGGCATATCGGCACGACCAAGGGTGATGGCTTACTCGTCTTCTTCGGTCACCCTGAAGCGCACGAGGATGACGTGCGACGGGCGGTGCAGGCCGGCCTGGACATCACCCACGAAGTCACCGCGTTGAGCGCTCGGGTCAAGCGCCGTTTCGGTTTCGAGATCGACGTCCGAGTTGGCGTGCACCGCGGAATCGCGTACCTCGATACCAAACAGGACGACGTCTACGGCTTCGCCGCGAATCTCGCCGCCCGGGTCTGCAGCCTTGCCGACCCAGGGACGGTCGCCGTCTCGCAAGCCGTCGAGGGTCTGATCCGCGGCCGCTTTGAACTCAGAGCGCAGCTGCCCAAGGCGGTCAAGGGCGTCGATCAGCCTATTCGCTACTTCCTGGTGGTGGCCGAACGTGACCTGACCCCAATCGGGTCCGGTCCGTTGGTCGGCCGCGACGACGAGCTCGAATACTTGCGTCGTGCGTGGGAACAGGCCACCCTCGGTCAATTAACAACTCCCGGAGCGGTATTCGTCGGCGAAGCCGGGATCGGCAAGAGCCGGCTCGCGTGGTCGGCGGTCGAGATGGCCGAGCGGTCGCACGGCGTTGTCCTTCAACTGGTCGGGTCCCCTTTTCACACCGACGTCGGCCTCCGCCCGATTCGTCGGCTGCTGGAGCGGCGGTGCGGCATTACCCGCACTTCGCAACCGGAGGAACGGCTACGCCATTTGCGCAGCGAACTCGAACAACGGTCGCTCGATGCCGACGTCGCGGTTCCTCTCCTGGCTCCCGTGCTCGGCATCGGTGCGGAGGCGGGCTACACGGCCGTCGCCGCCGAGGGGCTGAAACTTTACGAACAAATCACCGGAGCGGTGTTCGACTACCTCATCGCCTGCAGCCGAGATGCACCGACGTTGATCCTCGTCGAGGACATGCATTGGTTTGACGAAGACACTTTCGACGTCGTGGAGTCATTGCTCGGCGGCGAGCTCAGCGGACACGTCCTCGTCGTCATGACCAACCGGCACAACACGCCGCTGCCGAAGACCGCGCGAGCGCAGGTGTTCGAACTCAAGCCGCTCAGCGACGAGGAGGCCGACCAGCTCATCGTCGCGCTGCACCCGCGCGTGCGCGCGGACGAACAGAAGGCGATACGCCAGCGCTGCGTGGGGCTTCCGCTGTACATCGAAGAGGTGGTCGCCAAACTCAAAGCGCAGCCATCGGACGAAGCAAGTTCACTGGGCGTCCCGGACACCCTGTACGAGGCGCTATTTGCCCGGCTTCGATCCAGCCCGGGCGCGTTACGCGTGGTCGAGGCGGCGGCCGTGATCGGCAGCCGTATCGAGTGTGGGCTGCTGCGGTCGATCCTCGACGTTGCCGACATCGACGTCGATGCCGTCGTCACCGAGCTGGTCGAGGGCCGCGTGCTGGAGTCAATCGACCACGGACGGTACCGATTTCGGCACGACCTGCTGCGCGAGGTCGCCGAGGAACTGTCCCCGCCAACTCAGCGCCGCCGCCTGCACAGCCGTATCGCCGATAGCCTGGTGGCCACTCAGGGCACACCGGACTGGCCGATGATCGCACGACACTACGAACGGGCCGAGCGCTACACGGAGGCAGCGTCCGCGTATGGTGCGGCCGCGGCCAATGCCCGGCAGCGCGGCGCGCTGCGCGAAGCGCTCGCGCACCTGACGTATGCGATAGCCCAGGCCGAACGCTGCGCCGACGGGCCGGAGCGCGATCGCGTCGAGGTCTCGCTGCGACTTGCTCGGGCTTTTCTGGCGCAGGCCGCCGAAGGCGTGGCGAGCAAGAAAGTGGCCGCCGACTTCGAGCGCTGTCTGGCGTTGTGCGGCAGCAACTTAGCGGACGACGACCTGTTCTCGACTGTGATGTCGCTCTATCCGTATTACACGATGCGCGCGGATCTCGATCGCGCCGAACGGTTGGTCATGTCGGTGCGCGCACAGCTCACCGGGCAGCGAGCATCTTTCATGCCCATCAATGAATTCGGTCTGGGCCAATTAGCCTGGTATCGCGGTGAATTTGGCTACGCAAAGACGAAGTTGAACTTGGCGGCGACGACGCTGACCGAGGCATGCAGCCGCGATCTGGAGACAATGCTGTTCATGCCGAACGATGCCACCGCTGGGCTGTATGCACACCTGGCCATGGCCCGGTTCATCGACGGAGACTTGGCCGGTGTGGCTGTCGAACTGGAGCGAGCCGAGCGACGTTGCGCGGAAATACCTTTTCCCAAAGGCGCTTTCAGCTTGGCTTACGCGCGACAGTTGGAGGTATTGGTCCGCGCAGAGGCCGGCCAACTGCAACGTGCAGCGGAAGTCGCCGCCGATTTGCGCACCCTGGGCGAGCAACACGGCTTCGACTCTTGGGCGCTGGTCGGGGTCGCACAGCTAGGAACCGTGGCCGCACTGTCCGCGCTGGCGGACAACGCCGATGCAGCGGCGCTGCGACCGCATGTCGAGGCGTTGACCGCGTTCGTCGGCGCCTGTCGAGCGATGTCCGCGATCTCACTCGTCACTTTCTACGATGCTGTTTTGGCTCGACTACTCGTCGCGAGCGGCGACCTCACCGACGCGAGGCAGCGCCTGGACACCGGTCTGGAACTGGCTGAGCAGACCAGGATGCATTTCTACGACGCGGAACTCATGCGGCTGCGTGCGCAGACCGCCGATGACGAGGACCAACGTCGCGACGACCTGGAATCGGCCCGGGACCTGGCCCGCCGCCAGGACGCCCCGATCTTCGAATTGCGCTGCGCAGCAGATCTTTTTCAGCTTGACGAGGCGCGCTTCCGGGACGCGGTCACCGCAGCGTTGAGCCGGTTTCCCGACAACAGCTCCTGGCCGGAGGTCGCGGCCGCTCAGGCCATGATCGGGTGA